A region of Diceros bicornis minor isolate mBicDic1 chromosome 9, mDicBic1.mat.cur, whole genome shotgun sequence DNA encodes the following proteins:
- the SAP18 gene encoding histone deacetylase complex subunit SAP18: protein MLATGVGGQSERLAGRRRKMAVESRVTQEEIKKEPEKPIDREKTCPLLLRVFTTNNGRHHRMDEFSRGNVPSSELQIYTWMDATLKELTSLVKEVYPEARKKGTHFNFAIVFTDLKRPGYRVKEIGSTMSGRKGTDDSMTLQSQKFQIGDYLDIAITPPNRAPPPPGRMRPY from the exons ATGCTCGCTACTGGGGTCGGAGGTCAGAGTGAGCGTCTCGCGGGTCGTAGGAGGAAGATGGCGGTGGAGTCGCGCGTTACCCAGGAGGAGATTAAGAAGGAACCGGAGAAGCCGATCGATCGGGAGAAG acatGCCCGCTGCTCCTGCGTGTCTTCACCACCAATAACGGGCGCCACCACCGCATGGACGAGTTCTCCCGCGGAAATGTCCCGTCCAGCGAGCTGCAGATCTACACTTG gatGGATGCAACCTTGAAAGAACTGACTAGTTTAGTAAAAGAAGTCTACCCAGAAGCTAGAAAGAAGGGCACacacttcaattttgcaattgtTTTTACGGATCTTAAAAGACCTGGCTATCG AGTAAAGGAGATTGGCAGCACCATGTCTGGGAGAAAGGGGACTGACGATTCCATGACCCTGCAGTCGCAGAAGTTCCAAATAGGAGATTATTTGGACATAGCAATTACCCCTCCAAATCGGGCACCACCTCCTCCAGGGCGCATGAGaccatattaa